The following proteins are encoded in a genomic region of Plasmodium chabaudi chabaudi strain AS genome assembly, chromosome: 1:
- a CDS encoding CIR protein has product MDPQKMCEFLIKADKYFAGNKVDIKEINKNKSIKSYCHNSDCKTNEDSINALAAYIIMIFKRSIKTNEYSHYDECLLMWLSDKLYKMHLKSIGQKDTAEYMDGTTLNQAYDNYLKNYKVGLGYWDLLDMIMGLKEANLKYMAEFYKLLNNICKIITDYNDNGSESKKLSKYSENCLNQYRTLYINIYECKSYLHLLNKLKGIYDDFRNSAINKNNSNNNLATNLQKLTKPDGEEMNAVRSFISYKFNKKICNSLHKKATTSKPTNPPGLPPEESHKSEKFSQSEPNDSDIGPEGSKSEIMCTGGEKGNINGGGKESEAPSGEKCSQVSIGDGENGESADPNIGKGGPEGGSVSSDNVEGGKDRQPGKSSSGSDGGQDDNGGSVSEQGGSDRVSIEKETQSTLGDPFNTGPLIFSIALKGTGILNGAITSFEKIKERITEGADTIKNLYNTSLTNLEGIYNEYSSFLNEIINNISTDPKQVDSPADSDDSKSGSGGDEDNPSSLQKDSPQTSSGSQNSDKSGQGLEKPVEDPVIKAENSEYGIKGNGTIGIGDIYIFKEYKKIGIPIIVIIISITLAIMYKFLVFDRRKKLKRKKMKKVPNLFGVNKTT; this is encoded by the exons ATGGACCCCCAAAAAATG TGTGAATTTCTTATTAAAGctgataaatattttgctGGTAATAAGGTCGATATAAAggaaattaacaaaaacaaaagcATCAAATCATATTGCCATAATAGTGATtgtaaaacaaatgaagaTAGTATTAATGCTTTGGccgcatatataattatgatattCAAACGatcaataaaaacaaatgagtATAGTCATTATGATGAATGCTTATTGATGTGGCTAAgtgataaattatataagatGCACCTCAAAAGCATAGGCCAAAAGGATACAGCAGAATATATGGATGGTACTACTTTAAATCAGGCTtatgataattatttaaagaatTATAAAGTAGGATTGGGTTATTGGGATCTTTTGGATATGATAATGGGTTTGAAAGAAGCTAATCTTAAGTATATGGCcgaattttataaattacttaataatatatgtaaaataattacaGATTATAATGATAACGGTTCCGAAAGTAAGAAACTTTCTAAATATTCTGAAAATTGCCTTAATCAATATAGAACcctttatataaacatttatgAATGCAAATCATATCTTCATTTattgaataaattaaaaggtATATATGATGATTTTAGAAATTCTgctattaataaaaataattcaaacaATAATTTAGCAACTAATCTTCAAAAACTTACAAAACCAGATGGAGAAGAGATGAACGCGGTGAGAAgttttatatcatataaattcaataaaaaaatatgtaattcCCTCCATAAAAAAGCTACAACGTCAAAACCAACGAACCCACCAGGATTACCACCTGAAGAATCTCATAAATCAGAAAAATTTTCTCAAAGTGAACCAAATGATTCAGACATAGGCCCAGAGGGCTCTAAAAGTGAGATAATGTGTACCGGGGgtgaaaaaggaaatataaatggtGGAGGCAAAGAATCCGAAGCTCCAAGTGGTGAGAAATGCAGTCAAGTAAGTATAGGTGATGGAGAAAATGGTGAATCGGCTGATCCCAATATTGGAAAAGGAGGCCCAGAAGGTGGATCAGTAAGTTCAGATAATGTGGAAGGTGGCAAAGATAGACAACCAGGGAAATCAAGTAGTGGATCAGACGGTGGACAAGATGATAATGGAGGATCAGTTAGTGAACAAGGTGGCTCAGATAGGGTTTCAATAGAAAAAGAAACTCAAAGTACGCTAGGGGATCCTTTTAATACTGGACCATTAATTTTTAGTATCGCATTAAAAGGCACGGGGATATTAAATGGTGCAATTACTTCGTTTGAAAAGATTAAGGAAAGAATTACAGAGGGCGCAGATACTATTaagaatttatataatacatcTTTGACTAATTTAGAAGGTATCTACAATGAATATAGTAGTTTTTTAAAcgaaattattaataatataagtaCCGATCCTAAACAAGTAGATTCCCCTGCTGATTCAGATGATAGTAAATCTGGATCAGGAGGAGATGAGGATAACCCATCATCACTCCAAAAAGATTCACCTCAAACATCATCTGGAAGCCAAAATTCGGATAAAAGCGGTCAAGGACTTGAAAAACCAGTGGAAGATCCAGTGATTAAAGCAGAAAATTCTGAATATGGAATAAAAGGAAATGGAACAATAGGAATAggtgatatatat